The sequence below is a genomic window from Sulfuracidifex metallicus DSM 6482 = JCM 9184.
TAAAATAGAGTCGATCGAGAGGAAAGGAAAATATATAATTGTCACGTTAGATAAAACAATTGATTTCAAACCAGGCAATACGGTTGACGTTGTCCTTAACGGTGATAGGAGAACCTTTTCAATAGCCAGTATGCCAGGTGAGAAATTAACTTTCGCCACAGTGGACAGTGGATCTAAGTTCAAGAAATCTCTCCAGAACGGAACGGAGGTGGAAGTTGAGGGTCCATTCGAGGATGAGTTTGTTATCAAGGAAGCGGAAGATCACGTCTTCGTAGCCAAGGGAATAGGTATTACCCCGGTGAGACCAATGTATTTGACCCTCAAGAGAACTGGGAAAAAAGTGAAGGTCTTCTACGAGAGCGATGAGAGGATCTTCGATGACGTAGAGGTAATACCGAGGATGCCATCT
It includes:
- a CDS encoding FAD-dependent oxidoreductase, which codes for MKAKIESIERKGKYIIVTLDKTIDFKPGNTVDVVLNGDRRTFSIASMPGEKLTFATVDSGSKFKKSLQNGTEVEVEGPFEDEFVIKEAEDHVFVAKGIGITPVRPMYLTLKRTGKKVKVFYESDERIFDDVEVIPRMPSKEDVEAHKDGFFYISGTPTDTKEITVMLVNAGVKPGRFVSEPFSGYE